From the Candidatus Poribacteria bacterium genome, one window contains:
- a CDS encoding aminopeptidase P N-terminal domain-containing protein, whose protein sequence is MHKQNREAFIEKMGRGGVAIFASTPPAIWNHDTEYNYRPDPNFYYLTGFEEPESICVIYILFVRPKDKQAEIWNGKRVGVKDARKRYGADKAYPIEKFSEKIGKYLQGAERLYYTLGSNEDVDTEILARFTQSVRSRIRSGKGFNTLVDPSPILSELRLIKNETELQRTRLATEITVAGHVAAMKAVRPGLYEYELEALVESTFRMNGANGIAFPTIVASGGNATTLHYTTNDCRIEDETLVLIDAGAEYGRYAGDVTRTFPANGTFTEAQREIYQIVLDAHYAIIDSIRPGVSIDEPHQRSIELLTEGMLSLGLLEGKAKKLIKKEAYRQFYMYRIGHMLGLDVHDVNCVHESNGDFKTFQPGMVMTIEPGLYVAEDTKDVPPAYLGIGVRIEDDILITEGGCEVLTDGVPKEIDEVEALVQAR, encoded by the coding sequence TTGCATAAGCAGAATCGCGAAGCCTTTATCGAAAAAATGGGACGTGGCGGGGTCGCTATCTTCGCCAGTACACCCCCCGCAATCTGGAATCACGACACCGAATATAATTATCGTCCGGATCCGAATTTTTATTACCTTACGGGGTTTGAAGAGCCAGAGTCGATCTGTGTTATCTATATCCTGTTCGTTCGTCCGAAAGATAAGCAGGCGGAAATCTGGAACGGTAAACGCGTTGGGGTTAAAGACGCTCGTAAACGCTACGGGGCAGATAAAGCCTATCCGATAGAGAAATTCAGTGAGAAAATCGGGAAATACCTACAAGGTGCCGAGCGGCTTTATTATACTCTCGGTTCCAATGAGGATGTTGATACTGAAATTCTCGCCCGTTTCACGCAATCTGTCAGGTCAAGAATCCGATCTGGCAAGGGATTCAATACGCTTGTTGATCCGAGTCCTATTCTCAGTGAACTGCGGTTAATCAAAAATGAAACCGAATTGCAACGCACCCGGCTGGCGACAGAGATTACCGTAGCCGGGCACGTCGCCGCGATGAAAGCGGTTCGACCGGGATTGTATGAATATGAACTGGAAGCTCTCGTTGAATCTACGTTCCGTATGAACGGGGCAAACGGCATCGCCTTTCCCACTATCGTTGCGAGTGGCGGAAACGCAACGACGCTCCACTATACGACCAATGACTGCCGGATTGAAGACGAAACGCTCGTGCTTATTGATGCAGGGGCGGAATATGGTCGGTACGCTGGTGATGTGACTCGTACCTTCCCGGCAAACGGCACCTTCACTGAAGCGCAAAGGGAAATTTATCAGATTGTTCTTGACGCACACTATGCCATTATTGATTCTATCCGTCCAGGGGTTTCCATCGACGAACCCCACCAAAGGTCGATTGAGTTGTTGACGGAGGGTATGCTCAGTCTGGGTCTGCTCGAAGGCAAAGCGAAGAAATTGATAAAGAAAGAGGCATATCGGCAGTTTTACATGTACCGGATCGGACACATGCTCGGTTTAGATGTGCATGATGTCAATTGCGTCCACGAATCCAACGGCGATTTCAAAACCTTCCAACCCGGAATGGTGATGACAATTGAACCTGGACTCTACGTTGCTGAGGATACTAAGGATGTCCCACCGGCGTATCTCGGTATCGGTGTCCGCATAGAGGACGATATCCTCATCACAGAGGGCGGTTGTGAAGTCCTGACAGACGGTGTCCCGAAAGAGATTGACGAAGTCGAAGCACTTGTCCAAGCGAGAA
- a CDS encoding succinylglutamate desuccinylase/aspartoacylase family protein, with amino-acid sequence MGVPFLFPMLAILLTADGFRHLTANDLTYFVDSGTITVMRNKIRHSQLVVGQLVAEPGTRIDGHIKVGSMPDGTAVRLPIVLINGRYPGKTFYIQAISDGDELNGIAVIHKVLSTITPEQLYGKIIAVPLVNFHAFHTKQALNPVDNRKMNRCFPGRRDGTSSERTAYHLFRRAIQQADYCLDLHQGGVHPMIDEVRVRVDEKHTLHGACLELARVFGIGHILNQQGPEGQLAQAAPEIGIPTIDPELGGTHGWDTKSIEKGVRGVLNVLQYYKFIAGTPQIPDRQIVVKKFVPVLSNEGGFVYYKAELYEQLAMYQPIADICDVFGNVRESIRAPVDGVFWAKPIYPMVASGGIVGKIGTPIEYL; translated from the coding sequence TTGGGCGTTCCCTTTCTTTTCCCCATGCTCGCGATCTTGCTGACCGCTGACGGTTTCCGACACCTGACCGCTAACGATTTGACTTATTTCGTGGATTCTGGTACAATAACCGTTATGAGGAATAAGATTCGCCATAGCCAATTGGTAGTTGGGCAATTAGTCGCCGAACCCGGAACCCGAATAGACGGACATATCAAGGTCGGCAGTATGCCTGATGGGACGGCTGTCCGATTGCCTATTGTACTCATCAACGGGAGGTACCCCGGCAAAACATTCTACATCCAAGCGATTAGCGACGGAGATGAACTCAACGGAATCGCCGTTATTCACAAAGTGCTCTCTACAATCACACCAGAGCAGTTATATGGGAAGATTATCGCTGTCCCGCTCGTCAACTTCCACGCGTTCCATACGAAACAGGCACTGAATCCCGTGGACAACCGCAAAATGAACCGCTGTTTTCCCGGTAGACGCGATGGAACCTCAAGCGAACGGACAGCCTATCACCTCTTTCGGCGCGCTATTCAGCAAGCCGATTACTGCCTTGATCTGCACCAAGGTGGGGTCCATCCAATGATTGACGAGGTCCGCGTGCGTGTTGACGAGAAACACACACTTCACGGTGCCTGCCTTGAACTCGCACGAGTTTTCGGTATAGGACATATTCTCAATCAACAAGGACCCGAAGGACAACTCGCTCAAGCGGCACCAGAGATCGGTATTCCAACAATTGATCCCGAATTAGGGGGCACCCACGGATGGGATACAAAGAGCATCGAGAAGGGGGTTCGCGGCGTGCTCAATGTGCTACAGTATTATAAATTCATTGCCGGAACACCGCAGATTCCTGACCGTCAGATCGTTGTCAAAAAGTTTGTACCCGTCCTCAGCAATGAAGGCGGATTTGTCTATTACAAAGCGGAATTGTATGAACAACTTGCGATGTATCAACCCATAGCAGACATCTGCGATGTGTTTGGCAATGTCCGGGAGTCTATCCGCGCACCAGTCGATGGTGTTTTCTGGGCAAAACCCATCTATCCAATGGTCGCCAGCGGTGGTATCGTCGGCAAAATCGGCACACCAATTGAATATCTCTAA
- the rpiA gene encoding ribose-5-phosphate isomerase RpiA codes for MNTENQKKIAAEKATESVRSGMVVGLGTGSTVYYALLKLGAMVREGLAIVGIPTSAGTEEIAKAQQIPLSTLATHPSIDLTIDGADEVDKDLNLIKGGGAALVREKITANASKEILIVVDESKVSYVLGTTFPLPVEIVRFGWEATQTEVNRICGKSTLRLSSAQDGNQHPLITDNGNYILDCHFDGIPTPKEIELRLNNIPGVVENGIFVNRADKIIIGTPSGIRYME; via the coding sequence ATGAACACAGAAAACCAGAAAAAAATCGCTGCAGAAAAAGCGACAGAGAGCGTCCGGTCAGGCATGGTTGTCGGATTGGGGACAGGTTCTACAGTTTACTACGCGCTCTTGAAACTTGGTGCAATGGTTCGGGAAGGACTTGCTATCGTCGGGATTCCCACCTCCGCAGGCACCGAAGAAATTGCAAAAGCACAGCAGATACCACTCTCGACGCTCGCCACCCATCCGAGCATTGATTTGACGATTGACGGTGCCGATGAAGTTGACAAAGACCTTAACCTCATCAAAGGTGGCGGTGCAGCCCTCGTCAGAGAAAAAATCACCGCCAACGCATCGAAAGAAATATTGATTGTTGTCGATGAAAGCAAAGTATCATACGTCCTCGGCACAACTTTTCCGCTTCCTGTCGAAATTGTGCGGTTCGGATGGGAAGCAACGCAAACCGAAGTCAATCGAATTTGTGGAAAATCAACGTTACGCCTCTCATCGGCACAAGACGGAAACCAGCATCCACTTATTACTGATAACGGGAACTATATCCTTGATTGCCACTTTGATGGGATTCCCACGCCGAAGGAGATTGAGTTGCGACTGAACAATATTCCGGGTGTCGTGGAGAATGGGATCTTTGTCAATCGCGCTGACAAAATCATCATCGGCACACCTTCTGGCATTCGGTATATGGAATAA